A genomic region of Streptomyces sp. R33 contains the following coding sequences:
- a CDS encoding transposase family protein, which produces MTLRQVLGRLFRGRLWTVMVLVMQTDASFWDSLVFDGIANVDVEAVAAAFGLVEVVARGRVAGAECPDCGRFSDRVHDRHQRRLKDLPLAEQGVVIRLVVRRFVCGAADCPRRAFAEPFSRLAARYAR; this is translated from the coding sequence ATGACGCTGCGTCAGGTCCTCGGCCGTCTCTTTCGTGGTCGGCTGTGGACGGTGATGGTGCTGGTCATGCAGACCGATGCATCGTTCTGGGACTCGCTCGTGTTCGACGGGATCGCCAACGTGGATGTCGAGGCGGTGGCTGCCGCGTTCGGCCTGGTCGAGGTGGTGGCGAGAGGCAGGGTGGCCGGGGCGGAGTGTCCGGACTGCGGCCGCTTCTCGGACCGGGTGCATGACCGCCATCAGCGCAGGTTGAAGGATCTTCCACTCGCTGAGCAGGGCGTCGTGATCCGGTTGGTGGTCCGGCGTTTCGTGTGTGGGGCGGCGGACTGTCCGCGCCGGGCGTTCGCCGAGCCGTTCTCCCGGTTGGCGGCCCGGTACGCACGGTGA
- a CDS encoding GNAT family N-acetyltransferase, which produces MTIEYEWRGAFENTALNALHADGFDHPVTQTDWRERLERHSLGWVCAWEDGSLIGFVNVVWDGGVHAFVLDTVVAQHRKRNGVGGALVATAVQEARAAKCEWLHVDFEEHLRSFYFDACGFKQTTAGLIAL; this is translated from the coding sequence GTGACGATCGAGTACGAGTGGCGGGGCGCCTTCGAAAACACCGCCCTCAACGCGCTGCATGCTGATGGCTTCGACCACCCGGTCACTCAGACTGACTGGCGAGAACGACTTGAGCGCCACAGCCTCGGCTGGGTCTGCGCCTGGGAAGACGGCTCGCTGATCGGCTTCGTCAACGTGGTCTGGGACGGCGGAGTTCACGCCTTCGTCCTGGACACGGTGGTCGCCCAGCATCGCAAGCGGAACGGTGTTGGAGGCGCGCTGGTTGCAACAGCGGTTCAGGAAGCTCGTGCCGCGAAGTGCGAGTGGCTCCACGTTGACTTCGAGGAGCACCTTCGTTCCTTCTACTTCGACGCCTGCGGCTTCAAGCAGACGACAGCCGGACTGATCGCCCTGTAA
- a CDS encoding IS5 family transposase: MRPPRPYPSDLSDARWELIRPTLETWRQARAGIRRPHHDLRALMNAILYVDRTGIPWRYLPHDFPPWQSVYGYFAHWQNDGIFDHLNGLLRSLLRQAEGREPEPTACLLDSQSIKTSANVHLTDQGIDPAKKIIGRKRHIATDTLGLLLAVLVTAASVHDSTAGTHLIDHLAARHPTITKAWADNGYKNKAIEHAATRGIDLEIVQRDPHTRGFTVQPRRWVVERTLGWLMHHRRLARDYETHPHRSAAMIQIAAINLMTRRLTHQNTPNWRDT; the protein is encoded by the coding sequence ATGCGACCACCCCGGCCCTACCCCAGCGACCTGTCCGACGCGCGATGGGAACTGATCCGCCCCACTCTCGAAACCTGGCGCCAGGCCCGCGCCGGAATCCGCCGGCCCCACCACGACCTGCGGGCCCTCATGAACGCCATCCTCTACGTCGACCGCACCGGCATCCCCTGGCGCTACCTACCGCACGACTTCCCACCCTGGCAGAGCGTCTACGGCTACTTCGCCCACTGGCAAAACGACGGCATCTTCGACCACCTCAACGGCCTCCTGCGCAGCCTGCTCCGCCAGGCCGAAGGCCGCGAACCAGAGCCCACCGCCTGCCTGCTCGACTCCCAAAGCATCAAGACCTCAGCCAACGTCCACCTCACCGACCAGGGAATCGACCCCGCGAAAAAGATCATCGGACGCAAACGGCACATCGCCACCGACACCCTCGGCCTCCTCCTGGCCGTCCTCGTCACCGCCGCCAGCGTCCACGACTCCACCGCCGGCACCCATCTCATCGACCACCTCGCAGCCCGCCATCCCACCATCACCAAAGCCTGGGCCGACAACGGCTACAAGAACAAAGCCATCGAACACGCCGCCACCCGCGGCATCGACCTCGAGATCGTCCAACGCGACCCCCACACCCGCGGCTTCACCGTCCAACCCCGCCGCTGGGTCGTCGAAAGAACCCTCGGCTGGCTCATGCACCACCGCCGCCTGGCCCGCGACTACGAAACCCACCCACACCGATCAGCAGCCATGATCCAAATCGCCGCCATCAACCTCATGACCCGACGCCTCACCCACCAAAACACCCCCAACTGGCGCGACACCTGA